The genomic stretch ATGGCGGTATCCGGGCCGAGGTCAACAACAGGCAGCGGGTTGACGGTAAGCTGCATGGTATCGCTGGCGGCACAACCCGAGCTACTGGTGACCTTCACCCAATAGGAGCCTGCGGTATCCACCGAGATAGATGGCGAAGATTGTCCGGTATTCCACACGTAGGTAGCACCTGGGCCTGCGTTCAACGTGAGGCTTTCTCCCTGGCAGATGGCGGTATCCGGGCCGAGGTTGACGATGGGCAGTGGGTTGACGGTGAGCTGCAGGGTATCGCTGGCGGAACAACCCGAGCTGCTGGTGACTTTCACCCAATAGGAGCCTGCGGTATCGACCGAGATAGATGGTGAAGTTTGTCCGGTATTCCACAAGTAGGTAGCACCTGGGCCTGCGTTGAGCGTGAGACTTTCTCCCTGGCAGATGGCGGTATCCGGGCCGAGGTTGACGATAGGAGGAGCATGAAACGTTACCTGAATGGTGTCGTAGATTTCTCCGCAGGCCGGACTGGTTACTTTGACCCAATATTTACCGGTAGAGCTTACCCGAATGGTGGATGTTGTATCATTGGTACTCCATAAATACGTAAGTCCGGGAGGTGGAGTGCCCCGAAACGGGGAGAGAGTAAGGGTATCGCCCTCGCATGCATCGGTATCAGCACCCAGATTCACGGATGAAGGATCAAAGACCGTAACCAGCGAAGAATCAGTGGCGGTGCAGGTTCCCGCTGCTCCGGATGATAGACTAGCAGTTACATAATATTTTGTTGTAACAGAGGGATGCACTGTAATGCTGGATGTGGTGTCGCCTGTACTCCATAAGTAGCTTGTATAGCCTTCTTGAGCACGGAGGGTAGCAGAGCTGCCTGCGCAAATTACCGTATCTCCCGGATGGACTACTGGTGAACGCAGCACCAGCAAATGCACCATGTTGGAAGGCGAGTTGCAGGTGGAATAGCTGATCTGTCCCTGTTCAGCAGCCAGGAAACGATAATATCGCGTATCCGAAGTATCGGTGGAGGGAATGATATACAGCGAATCGGTTGCGCCGGCAATATTGGTCCAGTTCACCCCATCCATGCTAACCTGCCATTGATAGGTGGGATGAGCAAAATATCCGGGCGTAACCGAAGCAAAAATGGTATCGGGATTGCCGGAGCAAATGGTATCGCTGCTTTGGTCGCTGTTGTGCAGATAGGCAATGAGGGTGGGGCCGCAATAGGTAAATTCGATATCATCAATGGCAAGATCATTCCCGCAACCCCCGGGAGCATTATTTCGTATGACCAGTTTTACGCTATCCAAGCCTATCGGAGTTCGGAATCCGAAACCATATCGCTGCCAAGTGGGACTATCCACAATCTGTCCGGAACCGTTGGTGGTCAGCTTCATGGAGACGTCATTGGTATTTACACTATCTATGACTTTATTCGTTAACGGGTTCACGACCAAAAAGGTAACATTGGGAAAGATGGTTCCCCCCGAGCAAATGCTTTGTAGCACTTGTTTACCATCCACATTTAAAAGCCATGCACTAAATGAATATTGAGCTCCTTGGCATAGGCCTTTAATCGTTCGCGTGTAAAATATTCCAGGTGTCCAAGCGGCATTTACCAGAAGCATCCCGCCATTTGGATTTCCGGTATGATCTTTCATATTTACCCATTCACATCTTCCATTAATAGTGTTTGCGGTAATGACATAAGAGTTATCATACAACCAAAAGCTATCGTTTTGAGGTGGTTGAGGGTTACACGGAACGGGTGGAAATGTATCGTATTGGTAGCTTATAAATGCCGGCGGATTCAATCGACGTCTGGCAGTATCATTGGGCAAAGTGCCGAAATCTTCAAACAAAAACGGTGAGGATGCCTTGGTACCCGCACAATCGGTGGAAGGACAATACACGACATGGACCTTATATTGGTAGGTACTACCATTGTACGTTGCGCGTACAGTGATGTAACCTGTGTCAGTAAACTGAACCGTTACACTCCGGGTCGTTTTATTGCTAGTTAGGAAAATAGAATTTGGAATATTCCACTGTACATTGGTGGAATTGCCGGCCTTTGACAGATCGAAAGTAGCAAAGGTGTTTTGGCAAACCGTTTTAGGGCCAACGATTTGTGCGTCAGCTATCTGCCACCAGGCACTGATAATCATGATGAAGATCAATGGCTTCCTCATGGTTTTTCATGGATATGGTCCATATGGAATTTATGCTGCCTGACGTTTCAGGTCAGGCCGAGTCAGCCATTCATCTTAAAAAATTGTAGAACCTGTTTTGCATAACTCCTATTTTATGTTTTTAAAATACTTGTGGCAATTTCATTTCCGCTGGCAAGGGCCGATTCTACCGTGCCCCATGGAGGATGGGCATAATAAGCTTCCCCGGCGAAGTATAACCGATGAGGGAAAAAGGCCTGAAGTTGTTTGATAAGGGTTTGATGTCCGGGTACCGGATAACTGTAACTTCCGCAGGCAAATGGGTCTAAATACCAATCAAATATAAAATATTTTAACAATTCCTTTTGTAAAATTTTGGCGGGTAAACCGGATATCTGTACAAGTGATTGAATAACAGCATCTTTTTGAATAACCGGCCATGTATTACCAGATGGAAGAGGTCCTCCTTTCCAGCCTGTGAGTACGGGCCAATCATTTGGATAGGCTGTCCACCAGGTAGGCACGGGCGCCTGGCTGATCAGGAAGCCCATATCCGGAGCAAAGCGTGATGCCCACCAGGGATGTTTCCACAGGGTAATGATTTTGGTGGCCGTTCCGTAGCCCAATTGCTGCATAACCTGGATGATGCGGTCTTCTCCGGGTTCTATGGAAATGCCTTTATGACCGTATTTTTGGAAAGTACCCGGCGGCAAGGTGATGACCACCCGATCTGCCATATACGTTAGGATCTTTTGCCGGAAATGAGCCTTCACCTGGACGAAGGCAGGGGATGATAAGGAAACCTGCCTGACCGGATGGGCATAAAGCAATTTTCCGCCCGCCTGTTGAAATTGGGCTACCATGCCATAAATCATGGCCCCATAGCCTGAAGCCTGCAGATGCGGTGCCCGGCCTATCCGATAATTGGGCCCCTCTTCTTGTTCCCATTCGTCGCGCAGGGCAAGCATGCTAACCCGTTCCGGGTCGGCTGCATCATAACCCATGGCAAAGCGTAACAGCTCCTGTCGGAAATCCGCGTAGGATTCTCCGGGAAAATAGGTGTTCAGAAAAGCATGAAGCGTGGTATCGTGCCTGAGGCCGGCGAGGATTTCATGAAATTTCTTCCATGCCGCTTCCCGAGAAGGAGAGGGAGAAGATGCATCCGGAAGCAATCGGATGGTTTTTCCTGTTACTGCAGAGACAGATAAGTGTAATTTCTCTACCCATCTGAAGGTATGAGGCAGGCGCCCATGGATAAATTCAGCACCGGCCTCCAGGTTATATCCAGTTTGCTTGTCGGTGAATGTATGGATACGGCCACCCGCGCGGTTTCGGGCTTCGAGTATCAATACTTTTTGTCCGGCTTCCGCAAGCCTTACACCACATTGCAGGCCCGATGCTCCGACACCTACAATGAGTGTATCCCATTTGGCAGATATTCCCATCCGCCCAAAATTACAATAGCAGAGCTTCACTCCAGCCAGATTCGTCCCTTCAGCCGGATATCTGCAGAGGATGCAGCTATCCAGACATCAAACCAGCCGGGTTCGAGCTGATTTATAAAGACTTCATTTTTGTTATCAAACCCATTGAAATATTTTACTGTAAAAAATCAATCCATCCCTCATGATAGATTGTCTGGGTGGAAAGAGTTGATGCCCTGGCTGTCAGTACAATACCGAGCAGAAATACTTTCCTAACACATGGTTTTGGGTTAAAAGAAAAAATCGGGTCTCTCTGGATGCGTATATCTCCACAATGCCTGCAGCAGATAATAATCTGCATAGATCAGCGGCACATCCATTTCCCGGTGATGATGGGCATCGCCGGTTGCATGTTTCAGTAAAAAATATGTGTGAGTGTTGTTTATATTCAGATAGGCTGGCGAACACAAGCTTTGCAGCAGGTTCATTGCCCATTGCTGATAATAGGCAGCTTTTTTAGCAGGTACATAACGTTTCAATTCCAGCAGGGCCGAAGCTGCAATAGCGGCTGCAGAAGCATCCTTTAGCTGTTTCAGGCTATCGGGTGCATTGAAATCCCATGGTGGAATATGATCAGGAATCACAGCGATGTGACGGATAAAATAATCGGCTGCTTTTTGTGCATAAAACAGGTAACGTTTGTTTTGGGTATAACGGTAAGCCACCGTGAGTCCATAAATGGCCCAGGCCTGCCCGCGTGACCAGCAGCTGCTATCGGCATATCCCTGCCAGGTTTTGCGCGCCAGCAGGGAGCCGGAAGCCGGGTCGTAATCCAGCACGTGAAAGGTACTGAAATCTTTCCGGAAACGGTATCGCAAATCGTGGTTGATGTGCGATACCGCTATCCGGTAAAAACTGCTGTCGCCGGTGAGGGCTGTGGCACGGAAAAGCAGCTCCAGATTCATCAGGTTGTCCACGATCACCGGATAATGCCAGGGACCTCCATCCCAGGATTTGATTTCACCCACCTGCGGATGAAAACGTTGGCTAAGCGAATGCGCTGCACGAATCAGCACTTCACGAAATTCAGCCTGATGGGTAGTCTGATAGGCTTTTTCAAACGGAATGCCCACCATAAAACCCAGATCGTGGGTAGTGGTAAGGGTATCGTCGGCCGATAGGGGAAGGGTATAGGCAAGGGCTTGCTGTTGCCAGTAAGGATTATGTGTGAATGCATGCAAATACCACAATTTACCCGGAAAAAAACCAGCTGTCCAGCCGTGGATATTCACCTCAACGGGCTGACCGCTTGCCGTCAGGCTGTGCAGGAACCGCAAGCTATCCCGATGCACAGCGAAATATGCCTTTGTTTGTTGCTCAGCCAGCTGCACCACCCGATTGACGGGCAAGGTATCGGATGCGGAGAGCTGATTGATAAATCCGGCATGTGCGTGGCTGAAGATCCAGCAGAAAAGGATGAGCAACCGCATGTTTTTCAGTTTGGACAAAGATGCCCGAAATGGATAAAAACTGCAAGTGTTTTTTGTGCAATCGTTTTCGTAAATGAGGTCAATATGAATGATATTTTTTGTATTTTTCGCTTATGGCAGAGAAAATAGATTTGAAACGCATTGCCCGTGAATTAAATCTGGCCGTATCTACCGTATCGCGTGCATTGCGCGACAGTTATGAGATCAGCGAGGAAACCAAACAGAAGGTTTTTGCACTGGCCCAACAGCTGAATTATGAGCCCAATCCTTATGCCAGCAGCCTTAGGCGCCAGAAAAGCAAAACCATTGGAGTGGTATTGCCTGAACTGCCCAATAATTTTTTCACACATGTGGTGAATGGCATTGAATGGGTGGCCCGGCAAAAGGGGTATCATGTGTTGATTTACATCACGCATGAACAGGTAGAACAGGAAATTTCCCTGATCCGTCATCTGCAGAGCGGACGTGTAGATGGTGTATTGGCTTCTGTATGTGCCGGCACCCAGGATATTGCGCATTTTCGCAGTTTGCAGCAGCATGGAATTCCGCTGGTATTTTTCGATAGGGTTTGTGAGGATAGCGGTTTCCCGACCGTTACTACCAATGATTATGAAGCCAGTTACAACGCCACGGTGCATCTGATTCAGCAAGGCTGCAGGCATTTGTATCATTTAACCCTACCTCTGCATTTATCCATCGCCCGAAAAAGATTGCAAGGTTTTCTGGATGCCTTGCGGCAATATCAGTTGCCGATAGAAGCATCAACGGTACTGATTGCAAAGGATATAGATCAGTTTTACGACCAGCTTGAACAATTGCTTTGCAGTGCGCAGCCACCCGACGGTATTTTTGCTGCCGTAGAAAAACTAGTGCTGCAGGTATATCATATTTGCCAGAAACGGCACATCTGCATTCCGCATCAGCTGAAGGTACTCGCCTTTTCGAACCTGGAAACTGCTCCCCTGTTGGCACCTCCGCTTACCACCATCACCCAACCAGCTTTTGAAATCGGGAAAAAAGCCGCCGAACTGTTGTTCAGAAAAATTGAAAAGAAACGGGATGTGTTTGAGCAAATGCATTATGTGATTCCATCCGCTCTTGTGATCCGTGATTCTACGCGGATTTTGGGCCCGTCCATATCCAAGGAGCCAGCTGCTGAATTGATTCATTCGGCATAAAAATTTTTTTTATTTACTTCGGTGTACTTACCTTTGCGCCGCCAAATCCATTTCACATGGAAGCTGACAGTCGATTACGTTTGTTTATTTCGATGGTTTAACCTGCCCGCTGCATAGCCGCTTTATTGCCTGCAGCGGGTAATAAAGCGTGAGCTATGCGTTTGTTCTTCATCTGTTCGTTTATTCCGGCACGCTTGCAACTGTTTTATCAGTTTTATTTTCCTTCGCCGTACAGGAGTTAAGGATCTGCATGCATGGCCATTGGCTGGCTCATGCAAAAAAGAAACTTGTATTGTTTCATCCTTAAATCCTGAATCATGATATCCATCACACAGGTATTCAATCGCAAGGTTGTTGGTACAGGAAATAAGAACAATAACGGGAATCAGGTGAATCCTGAATTTCCCGGAGCACAAAGATTGCAGCAGGTTGCAGCGTTATCTGCTGAAGAAGTTTATTCAGCCCTGCAAAGTGATGAAACAGGTTTGTGGCAGGAAGAGGCTGAAGAAAGGCTTGAACAGTATGGGTTGAATGAAATCAGCCATGACCGCGCACCTGCCTGGTATATGCAGCTGATTGAGGCATTTATGAATCCTTTTGTAGGTGTGCTGGCTATTATTGCTGTCATTTCCTTTTTCACAGACGTATGGTTTTCTCCGCCCGGACAGCGCGATTACAGCACACTGGCAGTGATCCTGGTGATGATCCTGGTGAGTTCTTTTCTCCGCTTTTGGCAGGAATATCGCAGCAACCGGGCTGCCGAAGCCTTGAAAGGAATGGTGAAAACCACGGCTACGGTGTTGCGCAAGGGGCTGGGCAGAAAGGAGATACCTATTCAGCAACTGGTGCCCGGCGACATCATCTGGCTGGCAGCCGGTGACATGTTGCCGGCAGATTGCCGGATTCTGACCAGCAAGGATTTGTTTATCACCCAGGCTATGCTGACCGGCGAATCCGTGCCGGTGGAAAAGCACGCCGCCCCTGTGGCCGATCCGCAAGCTGTTTCGGTTTTTGAGCTGAGCAATATTGCCTTTATGGGTACCAATGTGGTAAGTGGTTCGGCACTGGCTATCGTGGTGGTTACCGGCAATCAGACCTATCTGGGTTCACTGAGTCGCACACTGAGCCGCAAAAGGGCGGAAACCAGCTTTGACCGGGGTGTAAACAACGTAAGCTGGCTGTTGATCCGGGCGATGATGATCATGGTGCCTTTGGTGTTTCTCATCAATGGACTTACGAAAGGCGACTGGGTCAATGCGTTCCTGTTTGCCCTGGCCATGGCGGTGGGATTAACACCGGAAATGCTGCCCATGATTGTGACGACCAATCTGGCCAAGGGTGCCATCAACATGAGCCGCCGCAAGGTAATTGTCAAACGGCTGAATGCTATTCAGAATATTGGTGCCATGGATGTGTTGTGTACCGATAAAACTGGCACCCTTACGCTCGATAAGGTAGTGCTGGAACGACATCTGAATGTGCATGGTGTGGACGATGATGAGGTATTGAAATGGGCTTATCTGAACAGTTATCACCAAACCGGCTTGAAAAATCTGCTGGATCTGGCTGTGCTGGAACACGCCCAGGAGCATGCATTGTTCAAAGAAGAAGAACAATACGAAAAGGTTGATGAAATTCCCTTTGATTTCCAGCGTCGCCGCATGTCGGTAATCGTGAAACTGCCCAATCAGAAACACTTGCTGGTATGCAAAGGAGCTGTGGAAGAAATGATTGATTTGTGCAGCTACACCTTTCAACCCGATGAAAACCGCTCCCTGCACATTTATCGCGATCCGGTGATTCCGCTTACAAAGGAAATGAAAGAAAATATTTTGCGCATTTCCCGTGAATTGAATGAAGACGGCCTGCGGGTATTGCTGGTGGCTATTAAAGAATATGAACCCCGCCCGCTGAATTATACGGTGGAAGATGAATGCGACATGGTGTTTACGGGATTCATCGGATTTCTGGATCCGGCCAAACCTTCGGCACGCCCCGCTATTGAAGCCCTTCAAAAACTGGGAGTGCAAATCAAGGTTCTCACCGGCGATAATGATGTGGTGGCCCGTAAAATCTGCAGGGATGTAGGCATTTCAACCCAGCATATTCTGCTGGGTGCAGATGTGGAGAAGATGGATGATGATACCCTGAAGGCCCATTTAAAACAGGCCAGCATTCTGGCCAAGCTCAGCCCCATGCAGAAGGCCCGTGTGGTGAAGCTGCTGCAGGCGATGGGACATACCGTTGGCTTTCTTGGTGATGGTATCAACGACGCAGCAGCGCTGAAACAGGCCGATGTGGGAATTTCGGTGGATACGGCTGTGGATATTGCCAAGGAAAGTGCCGACATTATTCTGTTGGAAAAAGATCTGATGGTATTGCGCAAAGGTGTGATTTACGGCCGTCGTACGTTTGGCAATATCATCAAATACATCAAAATGGCGGTGAGCAGCAATTTCGGGAATATGTTCAGCATGCTGGGTGCCAGTGCCATATTCCCGTTTTTGCCCATGATGCCCGTTCAGCTGCTGGTGCAGAATCTGCTTTATGATTTGTCGCAGATTTCTATTCCCTGGGATAAAATGGATGCTGAATATATTTCCGTTCCCCGCAAATGGGAAGCTGAAGGCATTGCCCGGTTTATGATTTTTATCGGCCCCATCAGTTCCATATTCGATTATGTGACATTCTTTGTGATGTATCATATTTTTCATGCCAATACACCTGCTCATCAGAGCCTGTTTCAGTCTGGCTGGTTTGTAGAAGGCTTGCTATCGCAGACGTTGATTGTACACATGATCCGCACAAAGAAAATTCCTTTCATCGAAAGCTGGGCCACCTGGCCTGTTATTGCCCTTACCGTTTTCATTATGGCAATAGGTATCTGGATTCCGTTCTCACCTTTTGCTTCGGCTTTAGGCTTGCAACCCTTACCTGGTGTGTATTTCATTTACCTGATTCTGATCCTTGCCAGCTATTGTGTGCTTACACAGGTAGTGAAAACCTGGTATATCCGGAAGTTTGGGCAATGGCTGTAAAATCTTTTTGTAAAACTATTCAAACAAAAAAAAATGCGGACGAAATATAAGTATGCACGTATTGTTTTTGCAGGAATCATGATTGCATGTATCGCTCATGTAGCCCGTGCTCAGCAGGTTGATTCGATTGTAAACCAGGCATGGAATATACATGGTCAGTTTACTTTTATTACTCAGTATCATCCGGCATTTCATGCAGCTTATTCAGGTAAGAACAGTTTATCAGATTCTTCAGATCATGAATCATCCCTTACCTTTACATTGTTTATTGGCAGAAGGCTTTGGCGCAACGCAGCCGTCTATTTCAGCCCAGAGGTTTCCGGAGGATTGGGTTTTAATGATGCGCGTGGGATAGCCGGTTTTACCAACGGAGATATTTATCGCGTGGATAACCCAACACCCCAGGGATATGTAGCAAGATTGTATCTGATACAATATATTCCATTGGGTGGTTCATCAGATGTTCAGCCGGATGAGCCTTTGCAGCTTGGCGGATACGTTCCCACCAGGTGCCTGGAAGTTATTGCCGGGAAGCTTTCAATGACGGATTTATTTGATGATAATCCGGTAAGTCATGATCCACGCACACAGTTCCTGAACTGGTCAATTATGGATGATGGTGCCTGGGATTTTCCGGCTGATACGCGGGGATATGATGCGATTGTTTCGCTGGGCTATGTAACGCCGCATTGGACTATCCGCATGGCAGAAGCTTTGGAGCCTACTTATGCCAATGGCAGTACATTAAACTGGAATCTTCATCGCAGTCATTCGGAGACCATTGAATGCACTTATACCGGAACATGGCGTCAGCATCCGTTGTTCGCAGGCATACATGTATATAACAATTTTACTCCAGCACCTGAATATGCAGCCGTTGTTCGTGCCAAAAAGCTGGGCACAGATACCACAATGGATGTGATTGATCCTTCTCCTGTGAGCCATTCAAAATATGGAGTGGGAGCGAGTATGAGTTATACTGCTAATGCCCGGGTACAAACTTTTTTGCGTGCCGGATGGAATGACGGACATACTGCCACATGGGCGTTTACGGAAATTGATCGTTCCATAAGCGCGGGAGGTATGTATCAGATTCCTCTTCCGTCAAGGCAGAAGTATTGGCAGCGTTCAGATCGGTTCCTGCAGATCGGGTGTGCATTTGTGGTGAATGGCCTTTCGGCTCCGCATCGGGAATTTCTGGAAGCTGGTGGTTATGGCTTTGTGATTGGCGACGGAAAACTGCGCTATGCCACTGAAAATATTGCCGAATTATATGCGCTGTTCCCATTGCATCAGCTGATTACGCTGACCGGTGATTTCCAATGGATTGTTCATCCGGCATACAACCGTGATCGCGGTCCGGTGGCTGTGGGGAGCATTCGCCTGCATGTAGCTTTTTGAAGCAAATAAAACATGCATGCTTGCGCCGAATGAAGCTCTGGCAGCCTAGGCATTTAAAGCTCCAAGTCGCCCCAGCCTTTGCGGTAAGTACGTCGCAGAAACTGATTTGCTGGTTCAAAGTTGGTGATTCGCATTTGCTGGGCATCCCATTGGTAGGTGATATAACGACCGGGAGTAGTAAGCACGGTTTGATTACCCCGTTTTTCCTGCATCTGCAGGGTAAAGCAGCGCAACAGCAGGTTGCCCATCAGCACGGTTTCCGTGAGGGGGCCGGCATAGCCTTCAAAAGGAGAATCTACTTCGGCGTTTCCGTAACCGGCCAGGCATGCATCAATCCATTGCCACCAAT from Thermoflavifilum aggregans encodes the following:
- a CDS encoding carbohydrate porin, which produces MRTKYKYARIVFAGIMIACIAHVARAQQVDSIVNQAWNIHGQFTFITQYHPAFHAAYSGKNSLSDSSDHESSLTFTLFIGRRLWRNAAVYFSPEVSGGLGFNDARGIAGFTNGDIYRVDNPTPQGYVARLYLIQYIPLGGSSDVQPDEPLQLGGYVPTRCLEVIAGKLSMTDLFDDNPVSHDPRTQFLNWSIMDDGAWDFPADTRGYDAIVSLGYVTPHWTIRMAEALEPTYANGSTLNWNLHRSHSETIECTYTGTWRQHPLFAGIHVYNNFTPAPEYAAVVRAKKLGTDTTMDVIDPSPVSHSKYGVGASMSYTANARVQTFLRAGWNDGHTATWAFTEIDRSISAGGMYQIPLPSRQKYWQRSDRFLQIGCAFVVNGLSAPHREFLEAGGYGFVIGDGKLRYATENIAELYALFPLHQLITLTGDFQWIVHPAYNRDRGPVAVGSIRLHVAF
- a CDS encoding flavin monoamine oxidase family protein, which produces MGISAKWDTLIVGVGASGLQCGVRLAEAGQKVLILEARNRAGGRIHTFTDKQTGYNLEAGAEFIHGRLPHTFRWVEKLHLSVSAVTGKTIRLLPDASSPSPSREAAWKKFHEILAGLRHDTTLHAFLNTYFPGESYADFRQELLRFAMGYDAADPERVSMLALRDEWEQEEGPNYRIGRAPHLQASGYGAMIYGMVAQFQQAGGKLLYAHPVRQVSLSSPAFVQVKAHFRQKILTYMADRVVITLPPGTFQKYGHKGISIEPGEDRIIQVMQQLGYGTATKIITLWKHPWWASRFAPDMGFLISQAPVPTWWTAYPNDWPVLTGWKGGPLPSGNTWPVIQKDAVIQSLVQISGLPAKILQKELLKYFIFDWYLDPFACGSYSYPVPGHQTLIKQLQAFFPHRLYFAGEAYYAHPPWGTVESALASGNEIATSILKT
- a CDS encoding glycoside hydrolase family 88 protein, coding for MRLLILFCWIFSHAHAGFINQLSASDTLPVNRVVQLAEQQTKAYFAVHRDSLRFLHSLTASGQPVEVNIHGWTAGFFPGKLWYLHAFTHNPYWQQQALAYTLPLSADDTLTTTHDLGFMVGIPFEKAYQTTHQAEFREVLIRAAHSLSQRFHPQVGEIKSWDGGPWHYPVIVDNLMNLELLFRATALTGDSSFYRIAVSHINHDLRYRFRKDFSTFHVLDYDPASGSLLARKTWQGYADSSCWSRGQAWAIYGLTVAYRYTQNKRYLFYAQKAADYFIRHIAVIPDHIPPWDFNAPDSLKQLKDASAAAIAASALLELKRYVPAKKAAYYQQWAMNLLQSLCSPAYLNINNTHTYFLLKHATGDAHHHREMDVPLIYADYYLLQALWRYTHPERPDFFF
- a CDS encoding LacI family DNA-binding transcriptional regulator, with the protein product MAEKIDLKRIARELNLAVSTVSRALRDSYEISEETKQKVFALAQQLNYEPNPYASSLRRQKSKTIGVVLPELPNNFFTHVVNGIEWVARQKGYHVLIYITHEQVEQEISLIRHLQSGRVDGVLASVCAGTQDIAHFRSLQQHGIPLVFFDRVCEDSGFPTVTTNDYEASYNATVHLIQQGCRHLYHLTLPLHLSIARKRLQGFLDALRQYQLPIEASTVLIAKDIDQFYDQLEQLLCSAQPPDGIFAAVEKLVLQVYHICQKRHICIPHQLKVLAFSNLETAPLLAPPLTTITQPAFEIGKKAAELLFRKIEKKRDVFEQMHYVIPSALVIRDSTRILGPSISKEPAAELIHSA
- the mgtA gene encoding magnesium-translocating P-type ATPase gives rise to the protein MISITQVFNRKVVGTGNKNNNGNQVNPEFPGAQRLQQVAALSAEEVYSALQSDETGLWQEEAEERLEQYGLNEISHDRAPAWYMQLIEAFMNPFVGVLAIIAVISFFTDVWFSPPGQRDYSTLAVILVMILVSSFLRFWQEYRSNRAAEALKGMVKTTATVLRKGLGRKEIPIQQLVPGDIIWLAAGDMLPADCRILTSKDLFITQAMLTGESVPVEKHAAPVADPQAVSVFELSNIAFMGTNVVSGSALAIVVVTGNQTYLGSLSRTLSRKRAETSFDRGVNNVSWLLIRAMMIMVPLVFLINGLTKGDWVNAFLFALAMAVGLTPEMLPMIVTTNLAKGAINMSRRKVIVKRLNAIQNIGAMDVLCTDKTGTLTLDKVVLERHLNVHGVDDDEVLKWAYLNSYHQTGLKNLLDLAVLEHAQEHALFKEEEQYEKVDEIPFDFQRRRMSVIVKLPNQKHLLVCKGAVEEMIDLCSYTFQPDENRSLHIYRDPVIPLTKEMKENILRISRELNEDGLRVLLVAIKEYEPRPLNYTVEDECDMVFTGFIGFLDPAKPSARPAIEALQKLGVQIKVLTGDNDVVARKICRDVGISTQHILLGADVEKMDDDTLKAHLKQASILAKLSPMQKARVVKLLQAMGHTVGFLGDGINDAAALKQADVGISVDTAVDIAKESADIILLEKDLMVLRKGVIYGRRTFGNIIKYIKMAVSSNFGNMFSMLGASAIFPFLPMMPVQLLVQNLLYDLSQISIPWDKMDAEYISVPRKWEAEGIARFMIFIGPISSIFDYVTFFVMYHIFHANTPAHQSLFQSGWFVEGLLSQTLIVHMIRTKKIPFIESWATWPVIALTVFIMAIGIWIPFSPFASALGLQPLPGVYFIYLILILASYCVLTQVVKTWYIRKFGQWL